Proteins encoded in a region of the bacterium genome:
- a CDS encoding NADH-quinone oxidoreductase subunit M has translation MNIPILSLLTFTPLIGIPIIALLPKAKESLVKWVALIATLPALGLAVKLFMDFDRTSKAIQFAEGPIDWITPFHIQYYMGVDGLSVTMVILTALISTICIIASWGIEKQVKGYFVLFLLLETGMMGTFLALDFFLFFIFWEVMLLPMYFLIGIWGGPRREYAAIKFFLYTLAGSVLMLLVLVAFYLYSEGQTFNIIALQNIDLHQGPLAIPGIRVACWVGLFIAFAIKVPVFPFHTWLPDAHVEAPTAISVILAGILLKLGTYGMLRFNYQMFPDVTVQLVKWVAVLGVINIIYGALCAMAQKDFKKLIAYSSVSHMGFVLLGIASLTAEGITGGVLQMFNHGTITAQLFLIVGIIYDRAHHRDINGFGGLATAMPKYAVWTGIAFFAALGLPGLSGFISEALVFLGAFKNWPVYTAIAVTSVVLTAAYMLWCLQRVFLGPLNEKYKGYPDINGREVITLLPLVIIVIAMGVYPKPLINMVSVSLNGINEMLVPYGAKVASVLGW, from the coding sequence ATGAATATTCCGATTCTCTCTCTTTTGACTTTTACCCCGCTGATCGGGATTCCGATCATCGCGCTTTTGCCCAAGGCCAAGGAAAGCTTGGTCAAGTGGGTGGCGCTGATCGCGACCTTGCCGGCCCTGGGGCTGGCGGTGAAGCTCTTCATGGACTTCGACCGGACCAGCAAGGCGATCCAGTTCGCCGAGGGCCCGATCGACTGGATCACGCCCTTCCACATCCAATATTATATGGGCGTCGACGGCCTCTCGGTGACCATGGTCATCCTGACCGCCCTGATCAGCACCATCTGCATCATCGCGAGCTGGGGCATCGAGAAGCAGGTGAAGGGCTATTTCGTCCTCTTCCTGCTCCTCGAGACCGGCATGATGGGCACCTTCCTGGCCCTCGATTTCTTCCTCTTCTTCATCTTCTGGGAAGTGATGCTGCTGCCGATGTACTTCCTGATCGGCATCTGGGGCGGGCCGCGCCGGGAATACGCCGCGATCAAGTTCTTCCTTTACACCTTGGCCGGCTCGGTCTTGATGCTGCTGGTCCTGGTCGCCTTCTACCTCTACAGCGAAGGCCAGACCTTCAACATCATCGCCCTGCAAAACATCGATCTCCATCAGGGTCCGCTGGCGATCCCCGGAATCCGGGTGGCCTGCTGGGTCGGGCTCTTCATCGCTTTCGCGATCAAGGTCCCGGTCTTCCCTTTCCATACTTGGTTGCCCGACGCCCACGTCGAGGCGCCGACGGCGATCTCGGTCATCCTGGCCGGAATTCTATTGAAGCTCGGCACCTACGGCATGCTCCGCTTCAACTACCAGATGTTCCCCGACGTCACCGTCCAGCTGGTGAAGTGGGTCGCGGTCCTGGGGGTGATCAACATCATCTACGGCGCGCTCTGCGCGATGGCCCAGAAGGACTTCAAGAAGCTCATCGCCTACTCCTCGGTCAGCCACATGGGCTTCGTCCTCTTGGGCATCGCCTCGTTGACCGCCGAGGGCATCACCGGCGGCGTCCTCCAGATGTTCAACCACGGCACCATCACCGCCCAATTGTTCTTGATCGTTGGCATTATCTACGACCGGGCCCACCATCGCGACATCAACGGCTTTGGCGGCTTGGCCACCGCCATGCCGAAATACGCGGTTTGGACCGGCATCGCCTTCTTTGCGGCGCTGGGCCTGCCCGGGCTCTCCGGCTTCATCAGCGAGGCCCTGGTTTTCTTGGGCGCCTTCAAGAATTGGCCGGTCTACACCGCCATCGCCGTCACCAGCGTGGTGCTGACCGCGGCCTACATGCTTTGGTGCCTCCAGCGGGTCTTCCTGGGCCCGCTCAACGAGAAGTACAAGGGTTATCCCGACATCAACGGCCGCGAGGTCATCACCTTGCTGCCGCTGGTCATCATCGTGATCGCGATGGGCGTCTACCCCAAGCCGCTGATCAATATGGTGAGCGTGTCCTTGAACGGGATCAACGAGATGTTGGTGCCCTACGGCGCAAAGGTGGCCTCTGTTTTAGGATGGTAA
- a CDS encoding NADH-quinone oxidoreductase subunit A produces MIFNFANVLVFILVGAGFVGVSLLVSRLVRPSFPTPEKELIYECGEIPAEGAWINYNLRYYLVAITFVIFSVEIAFVYPVATIFKAWIAKGMGWTAFIEILVFALILFVGLLYVWVKGDLKWFKQVVPDERLAKSTPESATLISPRPPAAS; encoded by the coding sequence ATGATTTTTAACTTCGCGAATGTATTGGTTTTTATCTTGGTCGGGGCCGGCTTCGTCGGCGTCAGCCTGCTGGTCAGCCGGCTGGTTCGGCCTTCCTTTCCCACGCCCGAAAAAGAGCTCATCTACGAGTGCGGTGAGATCCCGGCCGAGGGGGCCTGGATCAACTACAACCTGCGCTACTACTTGGTGGCCATCACCTTCGTGATTTTCTCGGTCGAGATCGCCTTCGTTTACCCGGTGGCGACGATTTTCAAGGCCTGGATCGCCAAGGGAATGGGCTGGACCGCCTTCATTGAAATACTGGTTTTCGCCTTGATTCTCTTCGTCGGACTTCTCTACGTTTGGGTCAAAGGCGATTTGAAGTGGTTCAAGCAAGTGGTGCCCGATGAGCGCCTGGCCAAGAGCACGCCGGAGTCGGCGACTCTGATCAGCCCGCGTCCGCCGGCTGCGAGCTAA
- a CDS encoding NADH-quinone oxidoreductase subunit J, producing the protein MNPIEPLVFTGLAAMTIAACVLIAFSKNLVYSAFSLLGAFAGVAGLMILLGADFLGIIQILVYVGGILVLYLFAVLMTAGISDVKLSNPVTSVKIAVPALILLLILLGKLIYGTQWFVAEQRPIEPTTAAIGEVLLQEYLLPFELVSILLLAALVGAVAAARREVK; encoded by the coding sequence ATGAATCCGATAGAGCCACTTGTATTCACCGGTCTAGCCGCGATGACCATCGCCGCCTGCGTGCTGATCGCCTTCTCCAAGAACTTGGTCTACTCGGCCTTTTCCTTGCTCGGTGCCTTCGCCGGCGTCGCCGGCCTGATGATCCTGCTCGGCGCCGATTTTCTCGGCATCATCCAGATCCTAGTCTACGTCGGCGGCATCCTGGTCCTCTACCTCTTCGCGGTTTTGATGACCGCCGGCATTTCCGACGTGAAGCTTTCCAATCCGGTGACCTCGGTGAAGATCGCGGTTCCGGCCCTGATCCTGCTCCTGATCTTGCTGGGCAAGCTGATCTACGGCACCCAGTGGTTCGTCGCCGAGCAGCGGCCGATCGAGCCGACCACCGCGGCCATCGGCGAGGTGCTCTTGCAGGAATACCTCCTGCCCTTCGAATTGGTGTCGATCCTGCTCCTGGCCGCCTTGGTCGGCGCGGTCGCCGCCGCCAGGAGGGAAGTGAAATGA
- the nuoK gene encoding NADH-quinone oxidoreductase subunit NuoK, with the protein MIGLQHFLFVAAIVFALGLYTVVTRRNALGILLGTELVLNAAALNMVAFGHFGNKTIEGSVYALFVIVLAAAEAAVALAIGLMIFRNFKTIDANSVDDMRG; encoded by the coding sequence ATGATCGGCTTGCAGCACTTCCTTTTCGTGGCCGCCATCGTTTTCGCTTTGGGCCTTTACACCGTGGTGACCCGGCGCAACGCCCTCGGCATCCTGCTCGGCACCGAGCTGGTCCTGAACGCCGCCGCCCTCAACATGGTCGCCTTCGGCCACTTCGGCAATAAGACCATCGAGGGCTCGGTCTACGCGCTATTCGTGATCGTCTTGGCCGCGGCCGAAGCCGCGGTGGCCCTGGCCATCGGCTTGATGATCTTCCGGAATTTCAAAACGATCGACGCCAACAGCGTCGACGACATGAGGGGATGA
- a CDS encoding NADH-quinone oxidoreductase subunit B family protein produces the protein MFPTIKGQLPDNIVTTKVDDVLNWARASSVWYLLFGLACCGIELMQTGGPRSDLDRFGAVFRATPRQSDLMIVAGTLTYKMALRTKILYEQMPEPKYVISMGSCANCGGLFQLAYSVVKGVDKIIPVDVYVPGCPPRPEALTQGLLKIQEKMMKEKFARRAVA, from the coding sequence ATGTTTCCGACAATCAAAGGCCAGCTGCCTGACAATATCGTCACGACCAAGGTCGACGACGTCCTCAACTGGGCCCGGGCTTCTTCGGTCTGGTACCTGCTCTTCGGCCTGGCCTGCTGCGGGATCGAGCTGATGCAGACCGGCGGGCCCCGCTCCGACCTCGACCGATTCGGCGCGGTCTTTCGGGCCACGCCCCGCCAGTCCGACCTGATGATCGTCGCCGGCACCCTGACTTACAAGATGGCGTTGCGGACCAAGATTCTTTACGAGCAGATGCCCGAGCCGAAATACGTCATCTCGATGGGAAGCTGCGCCAACTGCGGCGGCCTCTTCCAGCTGGCCTATTCGGTGGTGAAGGGCGTCGACAAGATCATCCCGGTCGACGTCTACGTGCCGGGCTGCCCGCCGCGCCCCGAGGCGTTGACCCAGGGCCTGCTCAAGATCCAAGAGAAGATGATGAAGGAAAAGTTCGCGCGCCGCGCGGTAGCTTAA
- a CDS encoding NADH-quinone oxidoreductase subunit N, producing the protein MQTLNNIASLWYFLPEFLLSAVFVLIFLVDLPQGLSRKRLLTPTLAVIGLLGYIGLTLYSWEFPKVAAFHGMIVVDPFTNFFRIFGAITALVTIYFSLKAKELAEAGAEYWAILVGIVIGMPMLAASNNLLMIYLSMELVSILSYIMVGYLPGSRRSAEAALKYVLYGATASGIMIYGLSLIFGVTGTLDAIQIRAFLEQNPAERLTLFVGLLMAFAGFGYKISAVPFHMWAPDVYEGAPTPVTAFLSVGPKAAGFAIILRFVFTALTVPSGENFVPLKFLDISNLLSLFAIATMVLGNLLAIQQKNIKRFLAYSSIAHAGYMLMAAAAMNTAGIKAVLFYLITYFIMNLGAFGVAIVVQNELGTEDIEGYKGLARRGRQGFAIALSMALFMFSLTGLPPFVGFVGKFYLFSAVLEAKLYALAIIGVANSVVSLYYYARVVKNMFFDDPADEKAISGASLGMSRVLVCLAAATLVFGLFWKSLALVTAASADLLL; encoded by the coding sequence ATGCAAACGTTAAATAACATCGCCAGTCTTTGGTATTTTCTGCCGGAGTTTTTGCTCTCGGCGGTCTTCGTGCTGATCTTCTTGGTCGACCTGCCCCAGGGCCTGAGCCGGAAGCGCCTGCTCACTCCGACTTTGGCGGTGATCGGCCTGCTCGGCTACATCGGCCTGACCCTCTATTCCTGGGAATTCCCCAAGGTCGCGGCTTTCCACGGCATGATCGTCGTCGATCCCTTCACCAATTTCTTCCGGATCTTCGGGGCCATCACCGCCCTGGTGACGATCTACTTCAGCCTCAAGGCCAAGGAGCTGGCCGAGGCCGGAGCCGAATACTGGGCGATCCTGGTCGGCATCGTGATCGGCATGCCGATGCTGGCGGCCTCCAACAACCTTTTGATGATCTACCTCTCGATGGAGCTGGTCAGCATCCTCTCCTACATCATGGTCGGCTACCTGCCGGGCTCGCGGCGCTCGGCCGAGGCGGCGCTCAAATACGTCCTCTACGGCGCCACCGCCAGCGGCATCATGATCTACGGGCTCTCGCTGATCTTCGGCGTCACCGGCACTTTGGACGCGATCCAGATTCGGGCCTTCCTCGAGCAGAACCCGGCCGAGCGGCTGACCCTCTTCGTCGGCCTGCTGATGGCTTTCGCCGGCTTCGGCTATAAGATTTCGGCGGTGCCCTTCCACATGTGGGCGCCCGACGTTTACGAAGGCGCTCCGACCCCGGTCACCGCCTTCCTCTCGGTCGGCCCCAAGGCCGCCGGCTTCGCCATCATCCTGCGCTTCGTCTTCACCGCCCTGACCGTGCCGAGCGGCGAAAATTTCGTTCCGCTGAAATTTCTCGATATCTCGAACCTGCTCTCGCTCTTCGCGATCGCGACGATGGTGCTCGGCAACCTGCTCGCCATCCAGCAGAAGAACATCAAGCGGTTCTTGGCTTACTCCTCGATCGCCCACGCCGGCTACATGTTGATGGCCGCGGCGGCGATGAACACCGCGGGCATCAAGGCGGTGCTCTTCTATCTGATCACCTATTTCATCATGAACTTGGGGGCCTTTGGCGTGGCCATCGTGGTCCAGAACGAGCTCGGCACCGAGGACATCGAAGGCTACAAGGGCCTCGCCCGACGCGGCCGTCAGGGCTTCGCGATCGCCCTCAGCATGGCCTTGTTCATGTTCTCGCTGACCGGCTTGCCGCCCTTCGTGGGCTTCGTCGGCAAGTTCTATCTCTTCTCGGCCGTCCTGGAGGCCAAGCTCTATGCCCTGGCCATCATCGGCGTGGCCAACAGCGTGGTCAGCCTCTATTATTACGCCCGGGTCGTGAAGAACATGTTCTTCGACGATCCGGCCGACGAGAAGGCCATTTCCGGCGCGTCCTTGGGCATGTCGCGGGTTTTGGTCTGCTTGGCCGCGGCCACCCTCGTTTTCGGGCTCTTCTGGAAGTCGCTGGCGCTGGTGACCGCGGCTTCGGCCGATTTATTGCTGTAG
- a CDS encoding NADH-quinone oxidoreductase subunit I: MASAVGQYFQNIRESAASIFEGLTITLSHLIRKPVTIQYPDKTPRPVSELMPERSRSWLRVEMDTCTACLMCETSCPIDCIKITVAKDSPVGRAMSQFDIDMAKCMYCGLCTEPCPTGAIHFIPEFERAAYSLEEMISHFVPEGDYVVPYKPPKKDKGDEAETVGAPLAGAQGAEPADEPADAAENETLH; encoded by the coding sequence ATGGCATCCGCGGTCGGACAATATTTTCAAAATATCCGGGAATCGGCGGCCTCGATTTTCGAGGGCTTGACGATCACGCTGAGCCATTTGATCCGCAAGCCGGTGACCATCCAATACCCCGACAAGACTCCGCGGCCGGTCAGCGAGCTGATGCCGGAGCGGAGCCGGAGCTGGCTGCGGGTCGAGATGGACACCTGCACCGCCTGCCTGATGTGCGAGACCTCCTGCCCGATCGATTGCATCAAGATCACGGTGGCCAAGGACTCGCCGGTCGGCCGCGCGATGAGCCAATTCGACATCGACATGGCCAAGTGCATGTATTGCGGGCTCTGCACCGAGCCTTGCCCGACCGGGGCGATCCACTTCATCCCCGAGTTCGAGCGAGCGGCCTACTCGCTGGAAGAGATGATTTCGCACTTCGTGCCCGAGGGCGATTACGTGGTGCCCTACAAGCCGCCCAAGAAGGACAAGGGCGATGAGGCCGAGACTGTAGGGGCACCCCTTGCGGGTGCCCAGGGCGCGGAGCCGGCCGATGAGCCGGCCGACGCGGCCGAGAACGAAACTTTGCATTAA
- the nuoL gene encoding NADH-quinone oxidoreductase subunit L, which translates to MERFFLEYSWVIPLAPLVGFLINGLGIFLGLPYSKSKRFSGTVACLAIFVAFVFAVGVFWNLLGLPAEERSVTRVLYTWLETSNLKADAAFLLDPLSSVMMMIITGVGFLIHVYSTGYMAEDPSYSRFFTYLNLFCFAMLLLVMGDNIFMLFIGWEGVGLCSYLLIGFWFSHTPNAVAGMKAFVVNRIGDFAFMVGVAVLFWGLYSQGHGTVTFKEIGEQVHHLQGVTFWGAPILVVVGLLLFVGATGKSAQIPLYVWLPDAMAGPTPVSALIHAATMVTAGVYMIGRLNFVYTLAPEALIVVATIGALTAVFAASIGFAQNDIKKVLAYSTVSQLGYMFLGMGTGAYVTGIFHLMTHAFFKACLFLGSGSVILGMHHEQDMRRMGGLKKYMPVTFWTFLLATIAIAGIIPFAGFFSKDEILWKTFERGGHQNWYYVLWVLGVLGAMGTAFYMFRAVSMTFFGKLGERAHLIPAAEQVAHDLHHDDEEEPHDAADAAAAHADAHGAHAHDHHHAHEPHESPKSMLFALVVLALLSVVGGLVGIPYALGHFLHIPNFFEHWLEPVFAAGHGAAAAHHEVHAIEYFLMAFSVFVAAVSIWAAVVLYTKRQQIPAGFVEKYPRLYKLVLNKYYVDEIYQKVFVNNLLRLNNFMSAFDAKVIDGLVNLSATITKAFAKVTGFVDNFYVDGLVNLVSDTVIAAGGQLRKIQTGRIQNYLYAAMAGVLVLMIWKLL; encoded by the coding sequence ATGGAGCGCTTCTTCCTAGAATATAGTTGGGTGATTCCCCTGGCTCCGTTGGTCGGCTTCCTGATCAACGGCCTCGGCATTTTCCTGGGCTTGCCTTATTCCAAGTCCAAGCGCTTCTCGGGCACCGTCGCCTGCCTGGCGATCTTCGTGGCCTTCGTCTTCGCGGTCGGCGTCTTCTGGAACCTCCTGGGCCTGCCGGCCGAGGAGCGCTCGGTCACCCGGGTGCTTTACACCTGGCTCGAGACCAGCAACCTCAAGGCCGACGCGGCCTTCCTGCTCGACCCCTTAAGCTCGGTCATGATGATGATCATCACCGGCGTCGGCTTCCTGATCCACGTCTACTCGACCGGCTACATGGCCGAGGACCCGAGCTATTCGCGCTTCTTCACCTATCTGAACCTCTTCTGCTTCGCGATGCTCCTGCTGGTGATGGGCGACAATATTTTCATGCTGTTTATTGGATGGGAGGGCGTCGGGCTTTGCTCCTATCTGCTGATCGGCTTCTGGTTCAGCCACACGCCCAACGCGGTGGCCGGGATGAAGGCCTTCGTCGTCAACCGGATCGGCGACTTCGCCTTCATGGTCGGCGTGGCGGTCCTCTTCTGGGGCCTCTATTCCCAAGGCCACGGCACCGTGACCTTTAAGGAGATCGGCGAGCAGGTTCATCACCTTCAAGGCGTCACCTTCTGGGGTGCGCCGATCCTGGTCGTCGTCGGCCTGCTGCTCTTCGTCGGGGCCACCGGCAAATCGGCCCAGATCCCGCTCTATGTCTGGTTGCCCGACGCGATGGCCGGCCCGACGCCGGTCTCGGCCCTGATCCACGCCGCGACGATGGTGACCGCCGGCGTCTACATGATCGGCCGGCTGAATTTCGTCTACACCTTGGCGCCCGAAGCCCTGATCGTCGTCGCCACCATCGGCGCCTTGACCGCGGTCTTCGCCGCCTCGATCGGCTTCGCCCAGAACGACATCAAGAAAGTCCTGGCCTATTCGACGGTTTCCCAGCTCGGCTACATGTTCCTCGGCATGGGGACCGGCGCCTACGTCACCGGCATCTTCCACCTGATGACCCACGCCTTCTTCAAGGCCTGCCTCTTCCTGGGCTCGGGCTCGGTCATCCTCGGCATGCACCATGAGCAGGATATGCGTCGGATGGGCGGCCTCAAGAAATACATGCCGGTGACCTTCTGGACCTTCTTGCTCGCCACCATCGCCATCGCCGGGATCATCCCCTTCGCCGGCTTCTTCTCGAAGGATGAGATCCTCTGGAAGACCTTCGAGCGCGGCGGCCATCAAAATTGGTACTACGTTCTTTGGGTGCTGGGCGTGCTCGGCGCGATGGGCACCGCTTTCTATATGTTCCGGGCGGTCTCGATGACCTTCTTCGGCAAGCTGGGCGAGCGGGCCCATCTGATCCCGGCGGCCGAGCAGGTGGCCCATGACCTTCACCATGACGATGAAGAAGAGCCCCACGACGCGGCCGATGCGGCGGCGGCCCATGCCGACGCCCACGGTGCCCACGCTCACGATCATCACCACGCCCATGAGCCCCACGAGTCGCCGAAGTCGATGCTCTTCGCGCTGGTGGTCTTGGCGCTGCTCTCGGTCGTCGGCGGCTTGGTCGGCATTCCCTATGCCCTCGGCCATTTCCTCCACATCCCCAATTTCTTCGAGCATTGGCTGGAACCGGTCTTCGCGGCCGGCCACGGCGCGGCCGCGGCCCACCACGAGGTCCACGCCATCGAGTATTTCCTGATGGCCTTCTCGGTCTTCGTGGCCGCGGTCTCGATCTGGGCCGCCGTCGTCCTCTACACCAAGCGCCAGCAGATCCCGGCCGGCTTCGTCGAGAAGTACCCCCGGCTCTATAAGTTGGTGCTCAACAAGTATTACGTCGACGAGATCTATCAGAAGGTCTTCGTCAATAATTTGCTGCGCCTGAACAACTTCATGAGCGCCTTCGACGCCAAGGTGATCGACGGCTTGGTCAACTTGAGCGCGACGATCACCAAGGCTTTCGCCAAGGTCACCGGCTTCGTCGACAATTTTTACGTCGACGGCCTGGTCAATCTGGTCAGCGACACCGTGATCGCGGCCGGCGGCCAGCTCCGCAAGATCCAGACCGGACGGATTCAAAATTACCTCTACGCCGCGATGGCCGGCGTCTTGGTGCTGATGATTTGGAAATTACTGTAG
- a CDS encoding NADH-quinone oxidoreductase subunit D (Catalyzes the transfer of electrons from NADH to quinone): MAIASQEMLLNMGPQHPSTHGVIRFVVKTDGEVMSEALPDVGYLHRSIEKIGEICDYNGFMPYTDRADYLSAMNANQGYAMVVEKLMGLEVPKRAEYLRVIAAELNRIISHMLSIGALAMDVGAATPFIHALKEREKVNDLMEALCGQRLTYNYVRIGGVSYDMPPNFSERTLAFLDQFEPQVREFERLVSDNKIFIERLVNVGTISREDAIAYNLVGPNLRASGVDFDLRRDIPYSIYPELDFQVCVGSGEKGAVGDSYERYIVRVREVLESIKILRQCFARIPEGDTLAKMPKILKPPVGEAYVRTESSRGDIGYYLISDGSAKAFRLRIRTGSFTGMSIIQKVSRGMMIADLVTLIASLDVVAPEIDR, from the coding sequence ATGGCGATCGCATCGCAAGAAATGCTGCTCAACATGGGTCCTCAGCACCCGTCGACCCACGGCGTCATCCGCTTCGTGGTGAAGACCGACGGCGAGGTGATGAGCGAGGCCCTGCCCGACGTCGGCTATCTCCACCGCTCGATCGAGAAGATCGGCGAGATCTGCGACTACAACGGCTTCATGCCCTACACCGACCGGGCCGACTATCTCTCGGCGATGAACGCCAACCAAGGCTACGCCATGGTGGTCGAGAAGCTGATGGGCCTGGAAGTCCCGAAGCGGGCCGAGTATCTCCGGGTCATCGCGGCCGAGCTCAACCGGATCATCTCCCACATGCTCTCGATCGGCGCCTTGGCGATGGACGTCGGCGCGGCCACCCCTTTCATCCACGCCCTGAAAGAGCGGGAGAAGGTCAACGACCTGATGGAAGCCCTCTGCGGCCAGCGCCTGACCTATAATTACGTCCGGATCGGCGGCGTCTCCTACGACATGCCGCCCAACTTCAGCGAGCGGACCCTGGCCTTTCTCGACCAGTTCGAACCCCAGGTCCGGGAGTTCGAGCGGCTGGTCAGCGACAACAAGATCTTCATCGAGCGCTTGGTCAATGTCGGCACCATCAGCCGCGAAGACGCCATCGCCTACAACCTGGTCGGTCCCAACCTGCGGGCCTCCGGCGTCGACTTCGACCTCCGCCGCGACATCCCCTATTCGATTTATCCGGAGCTGGATTTCCAGGTCTGCGTCGGCTCGGGCGAGAAGGGCGCGGTCGGCGACAGCTACGAGCGCTACATCGTCCGGGTCCGCGAGGTGCTGGAGTCGATCAAGATCCTGCGCCAATGCTTCGCCCGGATCCCCGAGGGCGACACCCTGGCCAAGATGCCCAAGATTTTGAAGCCGCCGGTCGGCGAGGCCTACGTCCGGACCGAGTCCTCGCGCGGCGACATCGGCTATTACCTGATCAGCGACGGCTCGGCCAAGGCCTTCCGGCTGCGGATCCGCACCGGCTCCTTCACCGGGATGTCGATCATCCAAAAAGTGAGCCGGGGGATGATGATCGCCGACTTGGTGACGCTGATTGCAAGCTTGGACGTGGTGGCACCGGAGATCGATCGATAA
- a CDS encoding NADH-quinone oxidoreductase subunit C, translated as MGFDEISKKLAEKYEGTVATTDRAGDPFLTVPAAKIAEILTFCRDEAELAFDCLSNLTGVDAPPDDLEVVYHLFSYSKRHSLTLKVKVPKSNAKVPTVEAIYPTANWQEREAYDLLGVIFEGHSDLRRIMLPDDWVGHPLRKDYKEQEEYRGMATTRPSLLN; from the coding sequence ATGGGCTTCGACGAGATTTCAAAAAAGCTGGCGGAGAAATATGAGGGCACGGTGGCGACGACCGACCGGGCCGGCGATCCCTTTTTGACGGTGCCGGCGGCCAAGATCGCCGAAATCCTCACTTTCTGCCGCGACGAGGCCGAGCTGGCCTTCGACTGCCTGAGCAATTTGACCGGGGTCGATGCGCCGCCCGACGATCTCGAGGTCGTCTACCATCTTTTCTCTTACTCCAAGCGGCACTCGCTGACCTTGAAGGTGAAAGTGCCGAAGAGCAACGCCAAGGTGCCGACGGTCGAGGCGATCTACCCGACGGCCAATTGGCAGGAGCGCGAGGCCTACGACTTGCTGGGCGTGATTTTCGAAGGCCACTCCGACCTTCGCCGGATCATGTTGCCCGACGATTGGGTCGGCCATCCGCTGCGCAAGGATTACAAAGAACAGGAAGAATATCGGGGGATGGCGACGACGAGACCGTCGTTGTTGAATTAG
- the nuoH gene encoding NADH-quinone oxidoreductase subunit NuoH: MESLAVYLHENLLWRTPYWLVEAIVQFGVALFVLLAFVSPFAGILSFVERRIAGRMQDRIGPNRVGPQGILQFLADGIKSLLKEDLIPKDADKPLFILAPYLVFLGMFTTFVALPFASKLIVADLNVGILYIFATSSLTVVGLVMAGWGSGSKWSMLGGMRAAAQVISYEIPAGLAALTVLLPAGSLSMQTIIAQQGAHPWQWFLFANPFTLVAFFILFTSLVAEGNRAPFDLPEAESELVSGYNTEYSGMRFVFFFFAEWANLYVMAAILTTLFLGGWQIPASLTEKAAAAASWLPQVLQLIFFQAKCLVIIFLVIQLRWTLPRIRMDQLMTLCWKYLVPIGFFCVIGAALWLMLFPQGAPKVSYLLFGVAALLTIYYFYRVWWQIRTARAEVQLTPFV, translated from the coding sequence ATGGAAAGCTTGGCCGTCTATCTTCATGAAAACTTGCTATGGCGGACGCCTTATTGGCTGGTCGAGGCCATCGTTCAGTTCGGGGTGGCCCTCTTCGTCCTGCTGGCCTTCGTCTCGCCCTTCGCCGGCATCCTGAGCTTCGTCGAGCGCCGCATCGCCGGCCGCATGCAGGATCGGATCGGCCCCAACCGGGTCGGCCCCCAAGGCATCCTTCAGTTTTTGGCCGACGGCATCAAGAGCCTGCTCAAGGAAGACTTGATCCCAAAGGACGCCGACAAGCCGCTCTTCATCCTGGCGCCTTATTTGGTCTTTCTGGGCATGTTCACGACCTTCGTGGCCTTGCCCTTCGCCAGCAAGCTGATCGTCGCCGACCTCAACGTCGGCATCCTCTATATCTTCGCCACCTCTTCGCTGACCGTCGTCGGCTTGGTCATGGCCGGCTGGGGCTCGGGCAGCAAATGGTCGATGCTCGGCGGCATGCGGGCGGCGGCCCAGGTCATCAGCTATGAGATTCCGGCCGGTTTGGCGGCCCTGACCGTGCTGCTGCCGGCCGGGTCGCTCTCGATGCAGACGATCATCGCCCAACAGGGCGCCCATCCTTGGCAGTGGTTCCTCTTCGCCAATCCCTTCACCTTGGTGGCCTTCTTCATTCTCTTCACCTCGCTGGTCGCCGAAGGCAACCGCGCTCCCTTCGACTTGCCCGAAGCCGAGAGCGAGCTGGTCAGCGGCTACAACACCGAATACTCGGGGATGCGCTTCGTTTTCTTCTTCTTCGCCGAGTGGGCCAATCTCTACGTGATGGCCGCCATCCTGACGACGCTCTTCCTGGGCGGCTGGCAGATCCCTGCCTCCTTGACCGAGAAGGCCGCGGCCGCGGCCAGCTGGCTGCCGCAGGTGCTGCAGTTGATTTTCTTCCAGGCCAAGTGCCTGGTGATCATCTTCCTGGTCATCCAATTGCGCTGGACCCTGCCGCGCATCCGGATGGACCAATTGATGACCTTGTGCTGGAAGTACCTGGTGCCGATCGGCTTCTTCTGCGTGATCGGCGCGGCTCTCTGGCTGATGCTTTTCCCGCAAGGCGCGCCCAAGGTGAGCTACCTGCTCTTCGGCGTCGCGGCCTTGCTGACGATTTACTATTTTTACCGGGTCTGGTGGCAAATCCGCACCGCCCGGGCCGAAGTGCAATTGACGCCTTTCGTTTAA